A portion of the Krasilnikovia cinnamomea genome contains these proteins:
- a CDS encoding multicopper oxidase family protein → MSARLRLVVAVVAALAVLGPLGWFWQRSLVPDSYDMAAMGYPDDGGGPPGHGHAGGLSVTDLTGPSGPADVSVALTARREGAGYTLNHVSPGPEIRARQGQLVEVRLVNESVPDGVTLHWHGVDVPNAEDGVAGVTQDAVPRGGSHVYRFVVRDAGTYWYHSHQVGHEQVRLGLFGALVVTPAPAPQPGFDADPVVAVHTYGGRRTVNGRPGVGHLAARPGVSVRARVINTDAGPIRVWVSGAAYRVEAVDGRDVHEPTPVSDTAVLVTAGGRIDVAFTVPDTGARVEVGAGTALVVGPGPDAPATAQPRATLDLLGYGTPAPLGFDPAKATRVFRYEVGRRPGFLDGRPGLWWTVNGHLFPDLPMFMVTTGDVVRMTIANTSGEVHPMHLHGHHAVVLSRNGAAATGSPWWVDSLDVGDDETYEIAFVADNPGIWVDHCHNLQHAAEGLLAHLAYHGVSTPYRVGGAAGNQPE, encoded by the coding sequence GTGTCCGCCCGCCTGCGCCTCGTCGTCGCCGTGGTGGCGGCCCTGGCCGTGCTCGGGCCGCTCGGCTGGTTCTGGCAGCGCAGCCTCGTGCCGGACAGCTACGACATGGCCGCCATGGGGTATCCCGACGACGGTGGCGGCCCGCCCGGCCACGGGCACGCCGGTGGCCTGAGCGTCACCGACCTGACCGGCCCATCCGGCCCCGCCGACGTGTCGGTCGCCCTCACCGCGCGCCGGGAAGGGGCCGGGTACACGCTCAACCACGTGTCGCCCGGACCGGAGATCCGGGCCCGGCAGGGTCAGCTCGTCGAGGTCCGGCTGGTCAACGAGTCCGTGCCGGACGGGGTCACCCTGCACTGGCACGGGGTGGACGTGCCCAACGCCGAGGACGGCGTCGCGGGCGTCACCCAGGACGCGGTGCCGCGCGGCGGGTCCCACGTGTACCGGTTCGTCGTCCGCGACGCGGGAACCTACTGGTACCACTCCCATCAGGTCGGCCACGAGCAGGTCCGGCTGGGGCTGTTCGGCGCGCTGGTGGTCACGCCCGCCCCGGCGCCCCAGCCGGGGTTCGACGCGGACCCGGTCGTCGCGGTGCACACGTACGGCGGGCGGCGCACGGTCAACGGGCGCCCGGGAGTGGGCCACCTCGCCGCCCGGCCCGGCGTCAGCGTGCGCGCCCGGGTCATCAACACCGACGCCGGGCCGATCCGGGTCTGGGTGAGCGGCGCCGCGTACCGGGTGGAGGCGGTGGACGGGCGGGACGTGCACGAGCCGACACCGGTCTCGGACACCGCCGTGCTCGTCACCGCGGGCGGCCGGATCGACGTGGCGTTCACCGTGCCGGACACCGGAGCCCGGGTCGAGGTGGGTGCGGGCACGGCGCTGGTCGTCGGCCCCGGCCCGGACGCGCCCGCCACGGCGCAGCCGCGGGCCACCCTCGACCTGCTCGGCTACGGCACGCCCGCCCCGCTCGGCTTCGACCCCGCCAAGGCCACCCGGGTCTTCCGGTACGAGGTCGGCCGCCGCCCCGGGTTCCTCGACGGCCGCCCCGGTCTGTGGTGGACGGTCAACGGGCACCTGTTCCCGGACCTGCCGATGTTCATGGTCACCACCGGCGACGTCGTGCGGATGACGATCGCGAACACCAGCGGTGAGGTGCACCCCATGCACCTGCACGGCCATCACGCCGTGGTGCTCAGCCGCAACGGGGCCGCGGCCACCGGCAGCCCGTGGTGGGTGGACTCCCTCGACGTGGGCGACGACGAGACGTACGAGATCGCGTTCGTCGCGGACAATCCGGGCATCTGGGTTGATCACTGCCACAACCTGCAGCACGCGGCGGAGGGGCTGCTGGCCCACCTCGCCTACCACGGCGTGAGCACGCCGTACCGGGTCGGTGGGGCGGCCGGCAACCAGCCCGAGTAG
- a CDS encoding IPT/TIG domain-containing protein has translation MRKSQRRAGAHWLRAGIATAAVATAVFATSTAAFAVDVTVTITNSPLSGPLGGSTISFTGTNVFNGITTPTGRVTTLATCPTTFGTGSTATSVIVTVTKDGTTPADGGTAAVPAAVGLGSWRLCLYASSASTAAIAGHSSNLYSVIEATTTASPTSGGSGLATPITLSSTDPFLQTVTTLGGLFSTAATCPALYTTTGVTNATPTKVATPVAPTPANGAASITAPATLANGTYSVCLYNGTAANTSKLVGKSEAAFNVLPGVAINPAVGPSGVTTPITVTGSTAFLTGVTGQPGVTLNRNGCPGTYGGGSGQENATGVTKITNSKLVATVPATVALLPGPPAETTAAYNVCTYAGSAAGDVLIAAAGTYTIAPNVTLGIVGPPAVAPVTPTAGPAQGGSTVTINGSGFPTAPGAAVSVSLGGSPLTNVTVVSSSAITGVTTAHAPGPATLSVTTAAGTKTASNAYTFSYGISVTPNTAAPSSTVFLDILGAGFSGLTFGTGNPTIPAAASPAPADNARVFLVDNNGYRAPGTAGTPPATAGSWTNAPVQECTGVIPISDAEIICSLDLSNTLDTDGTQNAPAVAVPTGTYTVMVVSDATPGATLVAGTDTSIISSGSTFTVSSF, from the coding sequence ATGCGGAAGTCCCAACGTAGGGCCGGCGCGCACTGGTTACGCGCCGGTATCGCGACAGCGGCGGTGGCCACCGCCGTCTTCGCAACCAGCACCGCCGCCTTCGCGGTCGACGTAACGGTCACCATCACCAACTCACCACTGTCCGGACCACTGGGCGGCAGCACCATCAGCTTCACCGGTACCAACGTGTTCAACGGCATCACCACGCCGACCGGACGCGTCACGACCCTCGCCACCTGTCCCACCACATTCGGCACCGGCTCGACCGCCACGAGTGTGATCGTGACCGTGACGAAGGACGGGACCACCCCCGCCGACGGTGGTACGGCAGCCGTGCCCGCCGCGGTCGGATTGGGCAGCTGGCGGCTCTGCCTCTACGCGAGCTCCGCCTCGACGGCGGCCATCGCGGGTCACTCGTCCAACCTGTACAGCGTCATTGAAGCCACGACGACCGCGAGCCCGACGAGCGGCGGCTCCGGTCTCGCCACCCCGATCACGCTCTCGAGCACCGACCCGTTCCTGCAGACCGTCACCACGCTCGGTGGACTCTTCAGCACCGCGGCGACCTGCCCGGCCCTGTACACGACCACGGGCGTCACCAACGCCACCCCGACGAAGGTCGCGACACCCGTGGCGCCGACGCCCGCGAACGGCGCTGCCTCGATAACCGCGCCCGCCACGCTCGCGAACGGCACGTACAGCGTGTGCCTCTACAACGGCACCGCCGCCAACACGAGCAAGCTCGTCGGCAAGAGCGAAGCTGCCTTCAATGTGCTTCCCGGCGTCGCCATCAATCCGGCCGTCGGGCCGTCGGGCGTAACCACGCCGATCACCGTCACCGGGTCGACCGCGTTCCTGACCGGGGTCACCGGACAGCCGGGCGTCACGCTCAACCGCAACGGTTGCCCGGGAACGTACGGCGGCGGTAGCGGCCAGGAGAATGCCACCGGCGTTACCAAGATCACCAACAGCAAGCTCGTCGCCACCGTGCCGGCCACCGTCGCGCTGCTTCCCGGCCCGCCTGCCGAGACGACCGCGGCGTACAACGTGTGCACCTACGCCGGCTCCGCCGCCGGTGACGTGCTCATCGCGGCCGCGGGCACCTACACGATCGCGCCCAACGTCACGCTCGGCATCGTGGGGCCGCCGGCGGTCGCGCCGGTCACGCCGACCGCTGGCCCGGCCCAGGGCGGCAGCACCGTGACCATCAACGGTTCGGGCTTCCCGACCGCCCCCGGCGCAGCCGTGAGCGTGTCCCTCGGCGGTAGCCCGCTGACCAACGTGACCGTGGTGTCGTCCAGCGCGATCACCGGCGTCACCACGGCACACGCTCCTGGGCCCGCCACGCTGAGCGTCACCACGGCCGCCGGAACGAAGACCGCGAGCAACGCGTACACGTTCTCGTACGGCATCTCCGTCACGCCGAACACGGCCGCGCCCAGCTCGACGGTGTTCCTGGACATCCTGGGCGCCGGATTCTCGGGCCTGACCTTCGGCACCGGCAACCCGACGATCCCGGCGGCTGCCTCGCCCGCTCCGGCCGACAACGCCCGCGTCTTCCTGGTCGACAACAACGGCTACCGTGCGCCCGGCACGGCGGGCACGCCACCGGCGACCGCGGGTTCCTGGACGAACGCGCCGGTCCAGGAGTGCACCGGCGTGATCCCGATCAGCGACGCGGAGATCATCTGTTCGCTCGACCTGTCCAACACACTGGACACCGACGGCACGCAGAACGCTCCGGCGGTGGCCGTGCCGACCGGCACGTACACGGTCATGGTGGTCTCCGACGCCACACCGGGCGCGACCCTGGTCGCGGGCACGGACACGTCGATCATCTCCAGTGGTTCGACGTTCACGGTCTCCTCGTTCTGA
- a CDS encoding DUF6220 domain-containing protein — MRTAYRVLALLIAVGVVVQAATVAYAWFAVLHDTDSGGVFDKNTLNGGHEAHEVIGMMVLPTIAVLLLVVAFFAKVPGGVMWAAITLGVVLLQVVLGTAGASAPFVGLLHGINAFAVAGVASVAAAKARRAGEAAAAPATPA; from the coding sequence ATGCGCACCGCCTACCGGGTCCTGGCCCTGCTGATCGCCGTCGGCGTCGTGGTCCAGGCCGCCACCGTCGCGTACGCCTGGTTCGCGGTCCTGCACGACACCGACTCCGGCGGCGTGTTCGACAAGAACACGCTGAACGGCGGCCACGAGGCGCACGAGGTCATCGGCATGATGGTGCTGCCCACGATCGCGGTGCTGCTGCTCGTGGTCGCGTTCTTCGCCAAGGTGCCCGGCGGGGTGATGTGGGCCGCGATCACCCTCGGCGTGGTCCTGCTCCAGGTGGTGCTGGGCACCGCCGGGGCGTCCGCGCCGTTCGTGGGCCTGCTGCACGGGATCAACGCGTTCGCGGTGGCGGGGGTGGCCTCGGTCGCCGCCGCCAAGGCGCGCCGCGCCGGTGAGGCCGCGGCCGCCCCGGCCACCCCGGCCTGA
- a CDS encoding glycoside hydrolase family 64 protein — translation MFEQPRQPRRRRLAAVAAALAVGVSAVVTAIPTTGAEAAVTADTIPLTIANHSGRGEHVYVYNIGTLLSTGQQGWADANGTFHPWPGGGSPPVDAPDASIAGPADGASLTIRMPKFSGRVYFSYGRKLVFRLATGGLVQPAVQSPTDPNADILFNWTEYTLNDDGLWINSTQVDMFSAPYSVGLTRADGTTLSTGRLKPGGYQAFFAALRGLPGGWAGLIRTRADGTVLRAVAPGHGIEAGDLPRTLLDDYVNRVWARYRGQTLTVAPFAQSPEIEYYGRVTGDVMTFTNAAGQVVTTFGRPDSDSILGCYKQLDAPNDLVRGPISRTLCAGYNRGTLLSSADQPYTEAGGFYADAVTNEYARLVHAQMVDGRAYAFAFDDVGAHESLVHDGAPAQASITLDALD, via the coding sequence GTGTTCGAGCAACCTCGCCAGCCCCGCCGACGCCGCCTCGCGGCCGTCGCCGCCGCACTCGCGGTCGGTGTCAGCGCCGTCGTCACGGCCATCCCGACGACCGGCGCCGAGGCCGCGGTCACGGCCGACACGATCCCGCTGACCATCGCCAACCACTCCGGTCGCGGCGAACACGTGTACGTCTACAACATCGGCACCCTGCTCAGCACCGGCCAACAGGGCTGGGCCGACGCGAACGGCACCTTCCACCCCTGGCCCGGTGGCGGCTCACCGCCCGTGGACGCACCGGACGCCTCGATCGCCGGACCCGCCGACGGCGCCAGCCTCACGATCCGGATGCCGAAGTTCTCCGGCCGGGTCTACTTCTCGTACGGCCGCAAGCTCGTCTTCCGGCTCGCCACCGGCGGCCTCGTCCAGCCCGCGGTGCAGAGCCCGACCGACCCCAACGCGGACATCCTGTTCAACTGGACGGAATACACCCTCAACGACGACGGCCTGTGGATCAACAGCACCCAGGTCGACATGTTCTCCGCCCCGTACTCGGTCGGGCTCACCAGGGCCGACGGCACCACCCTCAGCACCGGACGGCTCAAGCCCGGCGGCTACCAGGCGTTCTTCGCCGCACTGCGGGGCCTGCCCGGCGGGTGGGCGGGCCTGATCCGTACCCGCGCCGACGGCACCGTCCTGCGGGCCGTGGCGCCCGGCCACGGCATCGAGGCCGGCGACCTGCCCCGCACCCTGCTGGACGACTACGTTAACCGGGTCTGGGCCCGGTACCGCGGACAGACCCTGACCGTCGCCCCGTTCGCCCAGTCGCCCGAGATCGAGTACTACGGCCGGGTCACCGGCGACGTCATGACGTTCACGAACGCGGCCGGGCAGGTCGTCACCACCTTCGGCAGGCCGGACTCCGACAGCATCCTCGGCTGCTACAAGCAACTCGACGCCCCCAACGACCTGGTCCGCGGTCCCATCTCGCGAACCCTGTGCGCCGGATACAACCGCGGCACGCTGCTGTCCAGCGCGGACCAGCCGTACACCGAGGCGGGCGGGTTCTACGCCGACGCCGTCACCAACGAGTACGCCCGCCTGGTGCACGCGCAGATGGTGGACGGCCGGGCGTACGCGTTCGCCTTCGACGACGTCGGCGCCCACGAGTCGCTCGTGCACGACGGGGCGCCGGCGCAGGCGTCCATCACGCTCGACGCGCTGGACTGA
- a CDS encoding glycoside hydrolase family 26 protein, which translates to MASKPASSRRSLWIATGTVVLALLGLGAATAVQTRAETNHTAPAPPPVTRVPAQPPAASTPTGGPVTTPPERSARTLVALPRAAGAWPGPNGLSGVNGDPVLDAASVAQFCSARGRACRVAQTYTDRTTYETMTSGTGWTFEYFANFDGVLVISQGLVPIGGEAALPACARGEFDESWRNFGNLMVQHGRGDSIVRLGWEFNERTSPWGATDAQTWIACYRHAADAIRATNPAVLFDWTINAHSTPRHLCGGLSTNCYPGDEYVDIIGIDNYDHYPWSPTKADFDRVAARPEGLTWLYEFALRHGKPFAVGEWGVVPTGDAGKENPEFVRWMHEWFAARAPHLAYEAYFSNCDAGGVQSSLFRVDPRCTGNPGSAKVYRGLFGP; encoded by the coding sequence ATGGCCAGCAAGCCCGCGTCCAGCCGACGCTCCCTCTGGATCGCGACGGGCACGGTGGTCCTCGCACTGCTCGGGCTGGGCGCGGCGACCGCCGTGCAGACGAGAGCCGAGACCAACCACACGGCACCGGCGCCCCCACCGGTCACCCGCGTCCCCGCGCAACCCCCGGCCGCCTCCACACCGACCGGTGGGCCCGTCACCACCCCGCCGGAGCGCTCGGCGCGCACCCTGGTGGCCCTCCCGAGGGCCGCGGGCGCCTGGCCCGGACCGAACGGCCTGTCCGGCGTGAACGGCGACCCCGTACTGGACGCCGCGAGCGTGGCGCAGTTCTGCTCCGCCCGTGGCCGGGCCTGCCGGGTCGCGCAGACCTACACCGACCGGACCACCTACGAGACCATGACCAGCGGCACCGGTTGGACGTTCGAGTACTTCGCCAACTTCGACGGTGTGCTGGTCATCTCGCAGGGCCTGGTGCCGATCGGCGGCGAGGCCGCGCTGCCCGCCTGCGCGCGGGGCGAGTTCGACGAGTCCTGGCGCAACTTCGGCAATCTCATGGTCCAGCACGGCCGCGGTGACTCGATCGTACGGTTGGGGTGGGAGTTCAACGAGCGCACGAGCCCGTGGGGGGCGACCGACGCGCAGACCTGGATCGCCTGTTACCGCCACGCCGCCGACGCCATTCGCGCCACGAACCCCGCCGTGCTGTTCGACTGGACCATCAACGCGCACAGCACGCCGCGCCACCTCTGCGGTGGCCTGAGCACGAACTGCTACCCGGGCGACGAGTACGTCGACATCATCGGCATCGACAACTACGACCACTATCCGTGGTCGCCCACGAAGGCGGACTTCGACCGCGTCGCCGCGCGCCCCGAGGGCCTCACCTGGCTGTACGAGTTCGCGCTGCGCCACGGCAAGCCGTTCGCGGTGGGTGAGTGGGGCGTGGTGCCGACCGGGGACGCCGGAAAGGAGAACCCGGAGTTCGTGCGCTGGATGCATGAATGGTTCGCGGCGCGAGCGCCCCATCTGGCCTATGAGGCGTATTTCTCCAACTGTGACGCCGGAGGTGTCCAGTCCAGCCTGTTCCGGGTGGACCCACGCTGCACGGGCAATCCGGGCTCGGCCAAGGTCTACCGGGGACTGTTCGGCCCCTAA